One region of Pseudomonas glycinae genomic DNA includes:
- a CDS encoding hemolysin family protein: MDPSPGLSLATIFADFGMILFALILVLLNGFFVAAEFAMVKLRSTRVEAIAEQHGWRGHILRTVHSQLDAYLSACQLGITLASLGLGWVGEPAFAHILEPLLSAVGVQSAEVVKGISFFTAFFIISYLHIVVGELAPKSWAIRKPELLSLWTAVPLYLFYWAMYPAIYLLNASANTILRIAGQGEPGPHHEHHYSREELKLILHSSRGQDPSDQGMRVLASAVEMGELEVVDWANSREDLITLEFNAPLKEILAMFRRHKFSRYPVYDSERKEFVGLLHIKDLLLELAALDHIPESFNLAELTRPLERVSRHMPLSQLLEQFRKGGSHFAVVEEADGNIIGYLTMEDVLEVLVGDIQDEHRKAERGILAYQPGKLLVRGDTPLFKVERLLGIDLDHIEAETLAGLIYETLKRVPEEEEVLEVEGLRIIIKKMKGPKIILAKVLMLD; encoded by the coding sequence ATGGACCCTTCCCCTGGCTTGTCCCTCGCAACAATATTCGCCGATTTCGGCATGATTCTTTTCGCTCTGATCCTGGTTCTGCTCAACGGCTTCTTCGTTGCGGCGGAGTTCGCCATGGTCAAACTGCGCTCGACCCGGGTCGAAGCCATCGCTGAACAGCACGGCTGGCGCGGGCACATCCTGCGCACCGTACACAGTCAGCTCGATGCTTACCTCTCGGCGTGCCAGCTCGGTATCACCCTCGCCTCCCTCGGCCTGGGCTGGGTCGGCGAGCCGGCGTTCGCGCACATTCTCGAACCGCTGCTGAGCGCGGTCGGCGTGCAGTCGGCCGAGGTCGTCAAAGGCATTTCGTTCTTCACCGCGTTCTTCATCATTTCCTACCTGCACATCGTGGTCGGCGAACTCGCACCCAAGTCCTGGGCAATCCGCAAACCCGAGCTGCTGTCGCTGTGGACGGCGGTGCCGCTGTACCTGTTCTACTGGGCCATGTACCCGGCGATCTACCTGCTCAATGCCAGTGCCAACACCATCCTGCGCATCGCGGGGCAAGGTGAACCCGGCCCGCATCACGAGCACCATTACAGCCGCGAAGAACTGAAACTGATCCTGCACTCCAGCCGTGGCCAGGACCCGAGCGACCAGGGCATGCGCGTGCTGGCCTCGGCGGTGGAAATGGGCGAGCTGGAAGTGGTCGACTGGGCCAACTCCCGGGAAGACCTGATCACCCTTGAGTTCAACGCCCCGCTGAAAGAAATCCTGGCGATGTTCCGCCGCCACAAGTTCAGCCGTTATCCGGTGTACGACAGCGAGCGCAAGGAGTTCGTCGGCCTGCTGCACATCAAGGACCTGCTGCTGGAACTGGCAGCGCTGGATCACATTCCCGAGTCGTTCAACCTCGCCGAACTGACCCGCCCGCTGGAGCGCGTCTCCCGGCACATGCCGTTGTCGCAGCTGCTGGAACAGTTCCGCAAGGGCGGCTCGCACTTCGCGGTGGTCGAAGAGGCCGACGGCAACATCATCGGCTACCTGACCATGGAAGACGTGCTGGAAGTGCTGGTCGGCGATATCCAGGACGAACACCGCAAGGCCGAACGCGGGATCCTCGCCTACCAGCCGGGCAAGTTGCTGGTGCGGGGCGATACACCGCTGTTCAAGGTCGAGCGCCTGCTGGGGATCGACCTGGATCACATCGAAGCCGAAACCCTCGCCGGGCTGATCTACGAAACCCTGAAACGGGTGCCGGAAGAGGAAGAAGTGCTGGAAGTCGAAGGTCTGCGGATCATCATCAAGAAGATGAAAGGTCCGAAGATCATTCTGGCCAAGGTGCTGATGCTCGACTGA
- the phoR gene encoding phosphate regulon sensor histidine kinase PhoR: MLLLVTGCLVIGLITGYYGWSLAAGLGLYLAWTLKQLLRLHEWLRLHQPDEAPPDGYGLWGEVFDSIYHLQRRDQRVRGRLQAVIDRVQESTAALKDAVIMLDSDGNLEWWNRAAETLLGLKTPQDSGQPVTNLVRHPRFKEYFEQESYAEPLEIPSPTNDRVRIQLYLTRYGNNEHLMLVRDVTRIHQLEQMRKDFIANVSHELRTPLTVICGYLETLLDNVEEVNPRWSRALQQMQQQGGRMQTLLNDLLLLAKLEATDYPSDNQPVHIGTLLQSIKSDAQQLSGSKNQKITLEADTSILLKGSEAELRSAFSNLVFNAVKYTPAEGNIRIRWWGDDQGAHLSVQDSGIGIDSKHLPRLTERFYRVDSSRNSNTGGTGLGLAIVKHVLLRHRARMEISSVPGHGSTFTCHFAPAQVAQARVISAAE, translated from the coding sequence ATGCTGTTGCTGGTCACCGGCTGCCTGGTGATCGGTTTGATCACCGGTTATTACGGCTGGAGTCTGGCGGCAGGCCTGGGCCTGTACCTGGCCTGGACGCTCAAGCAACTGCTGCGCCTGCACGAATGGCTGCGCCTGCACCAACCCGATGAAGCACCGCCCGACGGTTACGGCCTGTGGGGTGAGGTGTTCGACAGCATCTACCACCTGCAACGCCGCGACCAACGCGTACGCGGGCGCCTGCAAGCGGTGATCGACCGCGTTCAGGAGTCCACCGCTGCGCTGAAAGACGCGGTGATCATGCTCGACAGCGACGGCAACCTGGAATGGTGGAACCGCGCCGCCGAAACCCTGCTCGGCCTCAAGACCCCGCAGGACAGCGGTCAACCGGTGACCAACCTGGTACGCCATCCGCGCTTCAAGGAATACTTCGAGCAGGAAAGCTACGCCGAGCCGCTGGAAATCCCCTCGCCCACCAACGATCGCGTACGCATTCAGCTGTACCTCACGCGCTACGGCAACAACGAACACCTGATGCTGGTGCGCGACGTCACGCGCATCCATCAGCTTGAACAAATGCGCAAAGACTTCATCGCCAACGTCTCCCATGAGCTGCGCACCCCGCTGACGGTGATCTGCGGCTACCTGGAAACCCTGCTCGACAACGTCGAGGAAGTGAACCCGCGCTGGAGCCGCGCCCTGCAGCAGATGCAGCAACAGGGCGGGCGCATGCAGACCCTGCTCAACGACTTGCTGTTGCTGGCCAAGCTGGAAGCCACCGATTACCCGTCGGACAATCAGCCGGTGCACATCGGCACCCTGCTGCAGTCGATCAAGAGCGACGCCCAGCAGCTGTCAGGTTCGAAGAATCAGAAAATCACCCTGGAAGCCGACACCAGCATTCTGCTCAAGGGCAGCGAGGCGGAACTGCGCAGTGCGTTTTCCAACCTGGTGTTCAACGCCGTCAAATACACCCCGGCCGAAGGCAATATCCGCATCCGCTGGTGGGGCGACGATCAGGGCGCGCACCTGAGCGTGCAGGATTCCGGAATCGGCATCGACAGCAAACACCTGCCGCGCCTGACCGAGCGCTTCTACCGCGTCGACTCCAGCCGCAACTCCAACACCGGCGGTACGGGCCTGGGCCTGGCCATCGTCAAACACGTGTTGTTGCGCCATCGCGCGCGGATGGAGATCAGCAGCGTGCCCGGTCATGGCAGCACGTTCACCTGCCATTTCGCCCCGGCGCAGGTCGCTCAGGCACGGGTCATCAGCGCCGCTGAGTAA
- the phoB gene encoding phosphate regulon transcriptional regulator PhoB encodes MVGRSILIVDDEAPIREMIAVALEMAGYDCLEAENSQQAHAIIVDRKPDLILLDWMLPGTSGIELARRLKRDELTGDIPIIMLTAKGEEDNKIQGLEVGADDYITKPFSPRELVARLKAVLRRAGPTDGEAPIEVGGLLLDPISHRVTIDGRPAEMGPTEYRLLQFFMTHQERAYTRGQLLDQVWGGNVYVEERTVDVHIRRLRKALGDAYENLVQTVRGTGYRFSTKA; translated from the coding sequence ATGGTTGGCAGGAGCATTCTGATCGTCGACGACGAAGCGCCCATTCGCGAAATGATCGCCGTTGCGTTGGAAATGGCCGGCTATGACTGCCTCGAGGCAGAGAATTCGCAGCAGGCCCACGCCATCATCGTCGACCGCAAGCCGGACCTGATCCTGCTCGACTGGATGCTGCCCGGCACCTCCGGCATCGAGCTGGCCCGCCGCCTCAAGCGTGACGAACTGACCGGGGACATCCCGATCATCATGCTCACCGCCAAGGGCGAAGAGGACAACAAGATCCAGGGCCTGGAAGTCGGCGCCGACGACTACATCACCAAACCGTTTTCCCCACGCGAACTGGTCGCACGCCTCAAGGCCGTGCTGCGTCGCGCCGGCCCGACCGATGGCGAAGCGCCGATCGAAGTCGGCGGCCTGCTGCTCGACCCCATCAGCCACCGCGTGACCATCGACGGCCGCCCGGCCGAGATGGGCCCGACCGAATACCGTCTGCTGCAATTCTTCATGACCCACCAGGAGCGCGCCTACACCCGTGGCCAGTTGCTGGACCAGGTCTGGGGCGGCAACGTCTATGTTGAAGAGCGCACCGTCGACGTGCACATCCGGCGCCTGCGCAAGGCCCTCGGCGACGCCTACGAAAATCTGGTACAAACCGTGCGCGGCACCGGCTACCGGTTCTCCACCAAAGCCTGA
- the ubiA gene encoding 4-hydroxybenzoate octaprenyltransferase gives MYQSLLKSLNRLNPRAWDFIQLTRMDKPIGIYLLLWPTLWALWIAGKGSPSLANIVIFVLGVVLTRAGGCVINDWADRKVDGHVKRTAQRPIAAGKISSKEALVFFALLMGVSFLLVLCTNAATIWLSLGGLALAFTYPFMKRYTYYPQVVLGAAFSWGMPMAFTAETGELPATAWLLWIANLLWTVGYDTYYAMTDRDDDLKIGVKSTAILFGDADRVIILTLQALSLGCLVLAGSKFELGIWFHLGLLVAAGCYVWEFWYTRDRDRMRCFKAFLHNHWAGLAIFVGIVLDYALR, from the coding sequence ATGTATCAAAGCCTGCTCAAATCCCTGAATCGCTTGAACCCGCGCGCCTGGGACTTCATCCAGCTGACCCGGATGGACAAGCCGATCGGCATTTACCTGCTGCTGTGGCCAACGCTCTGGGCCCTGTGGATTGCCGGCAAAGGCTCGCCATCGCTGGCCAACATCGTGATTTTCGTCCTCGGCGTGGTGCTGACCCGTGCCGGCGGCTGCGTGATCAACGACTGGGCCGACCGCAAGGTCGACGGCCACGTCAAACGCACCGCGCAGAGGCCTATTGCTGCTGGCAAGATCAGTTCGAAAGAGGCGCTGGTGTTCTTCGCGCTGCTGATGGGCGTGAGTTTCCTGCTGGTGCTGTGCACCAACGCCGCAACCATCTGGCTGTCGCTGGGTGGTCTGGCGCTGGCGTTCACCTATCCGTTCATGAAGCGCTACACCTATTACCCGCAGGTGGTGCTGGGGGCGGCGTTTTCCTGGGGGATGCCGATGGCGTTCACCGCCGAAACCGGTGAGTTGCCGGCGACCGCCTGGTTACTGTGGATCGCCAATTTGCTGTGGACGGTGGGCTACGACACTTATTACGCGATGACCGACCGCGACGATGACCTGAAGATCGGCGTGAAGTCCACGGCGATCCTGTTCGGCGACGCGGACCGGGTGATCATCCTGACCTTGCAGGCTCTGTCACTGGGCTGCCTGGTGCTCGCGGGGTCGAAATTCGAGCTGGGGATATGGTTCCACCTCGGCCTGCTGGTGGCGGCCGGGTGCTACGTCTGGGAGTTCTGGTACACCCGCGACCGGGACCGGATGCGTTGCTTCAAGGCGTTCCTGCACAACCACTGGGCCGGGCTGGCGATTTTCGTCGGGATCGTGCTGGATTATGCGTTGCGTTGA
- a CDS encoding chorismate--pyruvate lyase family protein — MQLKNAPLWCPQSHLTPLPDTSTLDWLFDEGSLTRRLTRLSDDGFSITPLFEGWQTLRDDECAALDLAEGSEGWVREVYLRGHGQAWVFARSVASRSALQGDGLHMDELGSRSLGELLFCDQAFQRRAIEVCHYPEHWLPECSRATGLWGRRSRFDRGALSVLVAEIFLPALWEAVRARPENC, encoded by the coding sequence GTGCAACTCAAAAATGCCCCGCTGTGGTGCCCGCAAAGCCACCTGACACCCCTCCCCGACACATCCACGCTCGACTGGCTGTTCGACGAAGGCTCCCTGACCCGCCGCCTGACCCGTCTGTCCGATGACGGCTTCAGCATCACACCGCTGTTCGAAGGCTGGCAGACCCTGCGCGACGACGAATGCGCCGCGCTGGACCTGGCCGAAGGCAGCGAGGGCTGGGTGCGCGAGGTGTATCTGCGCGGCCATGGCCAGGCGTGGGTGTTCGCCCGCAGCGTGGCGTCGCGCAGTGCCTTGCAGGGCGACGGCTTGCACATGGATGAACTGGGCAGCCGCTCGCTGGGCGAACTGCTGTTCTGCGATCAAGCCTTCCAGCGTCGCGCCATCGAGGTCTGTCATTACCCGGAGCACTGGCTGCCCGAGTGTTCCCGGGCCACCGGTCTGTGGGGCCGTCGTTCGCGTTTCGACCGTGGTGCATTGAGCGTACTGGTGGCGGAGATTTTCCTGCCTGCGCTGTGGGAAGCCGTCCGCGCCCGTCCGGAGAACTGCTGA
- a CDS encoding rubredoxin — translation MKKWQCVVCGLIYNEADGWPDDGIAPGTLWQDVPEDWLCPDCGVGKMDFEMIEIN, via the coding sequence ATGAAAAAGTGGCAATGTGTGGTCTGCGGCCTGATCTACAACGAAGCCGACGGCTGGCCGGATGACGGCATTGCGCCGGGCACCCTGTGGCAGGACGTGCCGGAAGACTGGCTGTGCCCGGACTGCGGCGTCGGCAAGATGGACTTCGAAATGATCGAAATCAACTGA
- a CDS encoding NAD(P)/FAD-dependent oxidoreductase produces the protein MSAPVVIVGTGLAGYNLAREFRKLDGETPLLLITADDGRSYSKPMLSTGFGKNKDADGLSMAEPGAMADQLKAEIRTHTRISGIDPGHKRLWIGEEAVSYRDLILAWGAETVRVPIEGDGADLVFPINDLEDYARFRAAAAGKRRVLLLGAGLIGCEFANDLILGGYEVQLVAPCEQVMPTLLHPAAAAAVQAGLESLGARFHLGPVLTRLQKVADGLEAHLSDGQVVPCDVVVSAIGLRPRIDLAAAAGIQTNRGVVVDRHLQTSHANIYALGDCAEVDGLNLLYVMPLMSCARALAQTLAGNPTVVNYGPMPITVKTPVCPLVVSPPPRGREGVWTVEGQGADVKVLCHDAEGQLLGYALTGAAVMEKLALNKQLPALLA, from the coding sequence ATGAGCGCACCTGTCGTAATCGTTGGCACTGGGCTTGCGGGTTACAACCTGGCCCGCGAGTTTCGCAAACTCGATGGCGAAACCCCGCTGCTGCTGATTACCGCCGATGACGGTCGCTCCTACTCCAAGCCGATGCTGTCCACCGGCTTCGGCAAGAACAAGGACGCCGATGGCCTGAGCATGGCCGAGCCGGGCGCCATGGCCGATCAGTTGAAGGCCGAAATCCGCACCCACACCCGCATCAGCGGCATCGATCCCGGCCACAAGCGTTTGTGGATCGGCGAGGAAGCAGTGAGCTATCGCGACCTGATCCTGGCCTGGGGCGCCGAAACCGTGCGCGTGCCGATCGAAGGCGATGGCGCGGACCTGGTGTTCCCGATCAACGATCTCGAAGACTACGCCCGTTTTCGCGCCGCAGCGGCCGGCAAGCGTCGAGTTTTGCTGCTCGGTGCCGGTCTGATCGGCTGCGAGTTCGCCAATGACCTGATTCTGGGCGGCTACGAGGTGCAACTGGTTGCACCGTGTGAACAGGTGATGCCGACCCTGCTGCATCCCGCGGCGGCGGCTGCGGTGCAGGCCGGGCTGGAAAGCCTCGGCGCACGTTTTCATCTCGGCCCGGTGCTGACCCGCCTGCAAAAAGTCGCGGATGGGCTGGAAGCGCACCTGTCCGATGGCCAGGTTGTCCCGTGCGATGTGGTGGTCTCGGCCATCGGCCTGCGCCCGCGGATCGATCTGGCAGCGGCAGCCGGCATCCAGACCAATCGCGGCGTGGTGGTCGACCGTCACCTGCAAACCTCGCACGCCAACATTTACGCCCTGGGCGACTGCGCCGAGGTCGACGGGCTGAATCTTCTGTACGTCATGCCCCTCATGAGTTGTGCGCGAGCGCTGGCACAAACCCTGGCCGGCAACCCGACCGTGGTGAACTACGGACCGATGCCGATCACCGTGAAAACCCCGGTCTGCCCGCTGGTGGTTTCCCCGCCGCCACGGGGCCGCGAGGGCGTCTGGACGGTCGAAGGGCAGGGCGCCGACGTCAAGGTGCTGTGCCACGACGCCGAAGGGCAATTGCTCGGTTACGCCCTGACCGGCGCGGCGGTGATGGAAAAACTCGCACTGAACAAACAGCTTCCGGCCTTACTGGCGTAA
- a CDS encoding HU family DNA-binding protein translates to MRKPELAAAIAEKADLTKEQANRVLNAVLEEITGALHRKDSVTLVGFGTFLQRHRGARTGKNPQTGEPVKIKASNTVAFKPGKSLKDSVNP, encoded by the coding sequence ATGCGTAAACCAGAACTCGCCGCTGCAATCGCTGAAAAAGCGGATCTGACCAAAGAGCAGGCCAACCGCGTTCTCAACGCCGTTCTCGAAGAAATCACCGGCGCCCTGCACCGCAAGGACAGCGTCACGCTGGTGGGCTTCGGCACCTTCCTGCAACGCCACCGCGGTGCCCGCACCGGCAAAAACCCGCAAACCGGTGAACCGGTGAAGATCAAGGCCAGCAACACCGTTGCGTTCAAGCCAGGCAAATCGTTGAAAGACAGCGTCAATCCATAA
- a CDS encoding DUF2931 family protein produces the protein MNKFTRPVKKHTGFVFGLLLVLCTQSHAQPITKRPWYLGFGAPAYMEVWIETADVVDIRERVFKRAGAGIASVNTPADNKGKPAGWPDSPGSGGGRDVTGADLPRLIYVRWQSLAEPQTYEAYIVIPESAREIMHKPEKAYCRLDGKWITDYRDRVTIGLAPGGIAKVWQRGPCLKPVEIARVEGSIVKQGPYQGKNGGRYALPLSPESKTYIEKYGIPFGSW, from the coding sequence ATGAATAAATTCACTCGGCCCGTCAAAAAACACACGGGGTTCGTCTTCGGATTGCTGTTGGTGCTTTGCACTCAAAGTCATGCACAACCGATCACCAAACGGCCTTGGTATCTCGGCTTCGGAGCACCCGCCTACATGGAGGTCTGGATTGAAACGGCCGACGTGGTGGATATCCGTGAACGTGTGTTCAAACGCGCCGGAGCCGGGATTGCCTCGGTGAACACACCCGCCGACAACAAGGGCAAGCCCGCAGGCTGGCCTGACAGCCCCGGTAGTGGCGGCGGACGTGACGTCACTGGTGCCGATCTTCCCCGCTTGATCTATGTGCGATGGCAATCACTGGCTGAGCCTCAAACCTATGAGGCCTACATTGTGATTCCCGAATCTGCGCGGGAAATCATGCACAAACCGGAAAAGGCGTACTGCAGACTGGATGGCAAATGGATCACGGATTACCGCGATCGCGTAACTATTGGATTGGCGCCCGGCGGCATTGCCAAGGTTTGGCAGCGTGGGCCTTGTCTCAAGCCTGTCGAGATTGCTCGGGTTGAAGGGAGCATCGTCAAGCAGGGGCCGTATCAAGGGAAAAATGGAGGACGCTACGCGCTACCTCTTTCACCGGAGTCCAAAACCTACATCGAAAAATACGGCATCCCCTTCGGGAGCTGGTAA
- the tssI gene encoding type VI secretion system tip protein TssI/VgrG, protein MSGAVSSARFTLQIHAVRNDFKVLAFEGTETISTLYAIHVELVSEDPDFDMEGLLGQPAFLQFGLNGEGIHGRIEDVLAGESGKRLTRYRLILVPSLHYLQFSHDQRIYQEQTVPQIITQTLKRHGILADAFTFHVQPLAARDYCTQYGESDFEFIQRLCAEDGIAWHHQHSAQGHLLVFTDDAVFLPTLRATPYRRDSGMVPEYPVVSRFSLRAATRTSRVTRRDYDLRRPTLLIESRFSAEFTPTLEDYQYPLPLDNEKRGKQLARQALERHRADYEMAEGQSNQPTLRCGHLFELTEHPRQKYNGLWLLLGITHTGRQPQVLEESVSSETQSADGFTQGYRNTFHAIPAEVVFRPPLPARRPPLVSQTARVTGPKGEEIYCDEFGRVKVEFHWDRAELNSERSSCWVRVSSSWAGNGFGVVTLPRIGMEVVVTFVEGDPDKPLITGCVINKVTPAPYKLPEHKTRTVLRSRSSPDTGGYSELMIEDRAGLELVYLRAQRDMERQVLHDSRLVVGRDRWESIQGSSQTTAGKIITVEAGQQVQIKAGASVVLDAGASITLKAGGHHIVIDRGGIFSSTEVVAGGKTSASGAADHPEAAMAGALAAGLTASSTQDPEVAELEEEEEEVELEDEMPAGITLRIGVFFDGTGNNKANSETVAACYAPDANLAEAAEEIQKHCAAYGYDGNGNSPDNSYGNDVSNIVRLHELYTDHAFDVLPENTKQASLRVYIEGIGTTADGDDSLYAQATGRGETGVLARVEQSPEKIMEQIRSLIDSNPNTLIERIEFDIFGFSRGAAAARHFANEVLKGKRSILAKALPAGSPFLVSSFDWVSQSSISINFIGLFDTVAAIANPWLLDFTGANSRNPGLNLKLPEGCANKVVHLVARDEHRENFALNSLGEIDLVLPGAHSDLGGGYLPRAREKLLLSSPITSTISQSKEATRSAAYVSAEKEAFAWYTKGVIEDDAPGNQLRVALWEAPVIQRLERGRSTPEPQKRVYAAAMIERPVHGELSLVYLRIMRELAVRAGVPLKLIPDRSALNLPAELVPIHKKLQAYALGESSVEGLTIKERALLRSRYIHLSAHWNAAKDFNNSDWSVVFINRPTKNKQRVVHPHE, encoded by the coding sequence ATGTCTGGAGCTGTCAGTTCTGCGCGCTTTACGCTGCAGATTCACGCTGTTCGCAACGACTTCAAGGTGCTGGCCTTCGAAGGCACCGAGACCATCAGCACCCTTTATGCCATCCACGTCGAACTGGTCAGTGAAGACCCCGACTTCGATATGGAAGGCCTGCTCGGTCAGCCTGCCTTCCTGCAGTTCGGCCTGAACGGTGAAGGCATTCACGGGCGCATCGAAGATGTGTTGGCGGGTGAGTCGGGAAAACGCCTGACCCGTTATCGCCTGATACTGGTGCCGAGCCTCCACTATTTGCAGTTCAGTCACGATCAACGGATTTACCAGGAGCAGACTGTCCCGCAGATCATCACGCAAACGCTCAAGCGACATGGCATCCTCGCCGATGCGTTCACCTTCCATGTCCAGCCCCTAGCGGCACGGGATTACTGCACCCAATACGGCGAAAGCGATTTCGAGTTCATTCAGCGCCTGTGTGCCGAGGACGGAATCGCCTGGCATCACCAGCACTCCGCGCAAGGCCATTTGCTGGTGTTCACCGATGACGCGGTGTTCCTCCCGACATTGCGCGCCACACCCTATCGCCGGGATAGCGGGATGGTCCCGGAATATCCAGTAGTCAGCAGGTTTTCCTTGCGCGCCGCCACCCGGACAAGCCGGGTCACGCGACGCGACTATGACCTGAGGCGACCGACGCTTTTAATCGAAAGCCGCTTCAGCGCCGAATTCACCCCGACGCTTGAGGACTACCAATACCCGTTGCCGCTGGACAACGAAAAGCGTGGCAAGCAACTGGCCCGTCAGGCCCTGGAGCGCCATCGCGCAGACTATGAAATGGCAGAGGGTCAAAGCAACCAACCTACCTTGCGCTGCGGCCATCTGTTTGAACTGACCGAACACCCTCGCCAGAAATACAACGGTCTGTGGCTGCTGCTCGGGATCACCCACACCGGGCGGCAGCCGCAAGTGCTCGAAGAGTCGGTTAGCAGCGAAACTCAATCGGCGGACGGTTTTACCCAAGGCTATCGCAACACCTTCCACGCCATTCCGGCCGAGGTAGTTTTCCGTCCGCCGCTTCCCGCACGCAGGCCACCGCTGGTCAGCCAGACCGCCCGGGTGACCGGCCCCAAAGGCGAAGAGATCTACTGCGATGAGTTCGGTCGCGTAAAAGTCGAATTCCACTGGGACCGAGCCGAATTAAACAGTGAGCGCAGCAGTTGCTGGGTGCGGGTCTCGTCGAGCTGGGCCGGGAACGGTTTCGGTGTCGTCACCCTCCCCCGCATCGGGATGGAAGTGGTGGTGACCTTCGTGGAAGGTGATCCCGACAAGCCGCTGATTACCGGCTGCGTGATCAACAAGGTCACCCCTGCACCCTACAAACTTCCCGAGCACAAGACCCGAACCGTGTTGCGCAGTCGCAGCTCGCCTGACACCGGCGGCTACAGCGAATTGATGATTGAAGACCGCGCCGGACTGGAACTGGTCTACCTGCGTGCCCAGCGCGACATGGAGCGGCAGGTTCTCCATGACAGCCGGCTGGTGGTCGGGCGCGATCGATGGGAAAGCATCCAGGGCAGCAGCCAGACGACGGCCGGGAAAATCATTACCGTCGAGGCGGGCCAGCAGGTGCAGATCAAGGCCGGCGCCAGCGTGGTGCTGGATGCCGGCGCCAGCATCACGCTGAAGGCGGGCGGTCACCATATCGTGATCGACAGGGGCGGGATCTTCAGCAGTACCGAGGTCGTGGCGGGAGGAAAGACGTCCGCCAGCGGAGCCGCTGATCATCCAGAAGCCGCAATGGCGGGAGCCTTGGCGGCCGGACTGACGGCCTCATCCACTCAAGACCCGGAAGTCGCCGAACTCGAAGAAGAGGAGGAAGAAGTTGAACTGGAAGATGAAATGCCTGCCGGCATCACCTTGCGGATCGGCGTGTTTTTCGATGGGACGGGGAACAACAAGGCCAACAGCGAAACGGTCGCGGCTTGCTATGCGCCAGATGCCAATCTGGCGGAGGCAGCCGAAGAGATTCAGAAGCACTGCGCCGCTTATGGCTATGACGGAAATGGCAACTCGCCGGATAACAGCTACGGCAATGATGTAAGCAATATCGTGCGGTTGCATGAGCTGTATACAGACCATGCCTTTGACGTATTACCAGAGAACACGAAACAGGCTTCTTTGCGCGTATACATCGAAGGCATCGGTACAACCGCTGACGGAGACGACTCACTTTACGCACAGGCAACCGGCCGAGGCGAAACGGGTGTTCTGGCTCGTGTGGAGCAGAGCCCTGAAAAAATCATGGAGCAAATTCGGTCACTGATTGATAGCAACCCCAACACGCTAATAGAAAGAATCGAATTCGATATTTTCGGTTTCAGTCGAGGCGCCGCCGCTGCACGGCACTTCGCAAACGAGGTGCTAAAAGGCAAGCGCAGCATTCTCGCAAAGGCGTTGCCAGCAGGCTCTCCGTTCTTGGTCAGTAGCTTTGACTGGGTTTCACAATCCAGTATCAGCATCAATTTCATTGGTCTGTTTGATACCGTCGCGGCAATCGCCAATCCATGGTTGCTCGACTTCACTGGCGCCAACAGCAGAAATCCGGGACTGAACTTGAAGCTGCCGGAGGGTTGCGCCAACAAAGTGGTGCACCTGGTGGCGCGTGATGAACATCGCGAGAACTTTGCCCTTAATAGCCTGGGTGAGATTGATCTGGTATTACCCGGCGCCCACTCGGATCTGGGAGGTGGCTATCTGCCCAGGGCCAGGGAGAAACTTCTGTTGAGCAGTCCGATCACCAGCACCATCAGCCAAAGCAAGGAAGCGACCCGGAGCGCAGCCTATGTCTCTGCCGAAAAGGAGGCGTTTGCCTGGTATACGAAAGGCGTCATCGAAGATGACGCTCCAGGCAATCAACTGCGGGTTGCACTCTGGGAAGCCCCTGTCATTCAACGATTGGAAAGGGGCAGATCCACACCGGAGCCCCAGAAGCGGGTTTATGCTGCGGCCATGATTGAACGCCCGGTACACGGTGAGTTGTCGCTGGTGTATTTACGCATCATGCGTGAGCTGGCGGTAAGAGCCGGGGTGCCGCTCAAGCTGATTCCCGACAGGTCAGCGCTAAATTTGCCCGCAGAGTTAGTACCCATTCACAAAAAACTTCAGGCTTACGCCTTGGGTGAGTCATCTGTTGAAGGGCTGACTATCAAAGAACGGGCTTTGTTACGCAGTCGCTATATCCACCTATCTGCGCACTGGAACGCAGCCAAAGATTTCAACAACAGCGACTGGAGCGTTGTTTTTATCAACCGCCCAACAAAGAACAAACAACGAGTGGTGCACCCCCATGAATAA